A part of Chanos chanos chromosome 9, fChaCha1.1, whole genome shotgun sequence genomic DNA contains:
- the prpf31 gene encoding U4/U6 small nuclear ribonucleoprotein Prp31 — protein sequence MSLADELLADLEEAGDEGEDGLYPGEEGGESDGEAGGQREGGGGLEDIPEEMEVDYSGAESITSIAKLRHSKPFSDIMDKISEYVGNQRKTSEVSGPVEADPEYKLIVAANNLTVEIDNELNIIHKFVRDKYSKRFPELESLVPNALDYIRTVKELGNNLDKCKSNETLQQILTNASIMVVSVTASTTQGTMLGDDELQRLEEACDMALELNQSKHKIYEYVESRMSFIAPNLSIIVGASTAAKIMGIAGGLTNLSKMPACNLMLLGAQRRTLAGFSSTSLLPHTGFIYHCDVVQSLPPDLRRKAARLVAAKCTLAARVDSFHESADGKVGYDLKEEIERKFDKWQEPPPVKQVKPLPAPLDAPRKKRGGRRYRKMKERLGLTEIRKHANRMTFAEIEDDAYQEDLGFSLGQLGKSGSGRVRQAQVNDATKARISKSLQRTLQKQSMVYGGKSTVRDRSSGTSSSVAFTPLQGLEIVNPQAAEKKVAEANQKYFSNMAEFLKVKREGEGKM from the exons ATGTCTTTGGCCGACGAGCTGCTGGCAGATCTGGAGGAGGCCGGAGATGAAGGGGAGGACGGGCTGTATCCTggggaggaaggaggagagagtgatggagaggctggaggacagagggaaggaggCGGGGGGTTGGAAGATATACCTGAAGAGATGGAGGTGGACTATAGTGGAGCAGAGAGCATCACCTCCATAGCGAAACTGCGACACAGCAAACCT TTTTCAGATATCATGGACAAAATTTCCGAGTACGTAGGGAATCAGCGCAAAACCTCAGAGG TGTCTGGTCCAGTGGAAGCAGATCCAGAGTACAAACTCATCGTTGCCGCCAACAACCTGACAGTGGAGATTGACAACGAGCTAA ACATCATTCATAAGTTTGTCCGAGACAAGTATTCCAAGAGATTCCCGGAACTGGAATCCCTGGTCCCGAACGCCTTGGACTATATCAGGACGGTGAAG GAGCTGGGAAACAATCTGGACAAATGCAAGAGCAACGAGACCCTGCAGCAGATCCTGACCAACGCCAGTATCATGGTCGTCAGCGTCACGGCATCCACCACACAAGG GACGATGCTGGGCGACGACGAGCTCCAGCGATTGGAGGAGGCGTGCGACATGGCCCTGGAACTGAACCAATCGAAGCACAAGATCTACGAGTATGTCGAATCCAGGATGTCTTTCATTGCCCCCAATCTGTCAATCATCGTAGGGGCGTCGACTGCTGCCAAAATCATGG gtattgCGGGAGGCTTGACTAACCTGTCTAAGATGCCGGCGTGTAACCTGatgttgttgggggcccagagGAGAACTCTGGCTGGTTTTAGCAGCACCTCGCTGCTCCCCCACACTGGCTTCATCTACCACTGTGACGTGGTGCAGTCTCTGCCCCCG GACCTGAGGAGGAAGGCCGCGCGTCTGGTGGCGGCTAAGTGCACCCTGGCAGCTCGCGTCGACAGTTTCCACGAGAGCGCCGACGGCAAG gtggggtATGACCTGAAGGAGGAGATTGAGAGGAAGTTTGATAAGTGGCAGGAACCACCGCCTGTCAAACAGGTGAAGCCCCTCCCAGCTCCGCTGGACGCCCCacgaaaaaagagaggagggaggag ATATCGTAAGATGAAGGAGCGTCTGGGATTGACCGAGATCAGAAAACATGCCAACAGAATGACCTTTGCTGAG ATTGAGGATGATGCGTATCAGGAGGACCTGGGTTTCAGTCTGGGCCAGCTGGGAAAGTCCGGCAGCGGGAGGGTCAGACAAGCGCAGGTCAACGACGCCACCAAGGCCAGGATATCCAAATCCCTACAG CGAACGCTTCAGAAACAGAGCATGGTGTACGGGGGAAAATCCACGGTCAGAGACCGCTCGTCTGGGACCAGTTCAAGTGTCGCCTTCACTCCtctgcag gggtTGGAGATTGTGAATCCCCAGGCAGCAGAGAAGAAAGTGGCAGAAGCCAACCAGAAATACTTCTCCAACATGGCCGAGTTCCTCAAGGTtaagagggaaggggaggggaagATGTGA
- the cnot3a gene encoding CCR4-NOT transcription complex subunit 3a yields MADKRKLQGEIDRCLKKVAEGVEQFEDIWQKLHNAANANQKEKYEADLKKEIKKLQRLRDQIKTWVASNEIKDKRQLVENRKLIETQMERFKVVERETKTKAYSKEGLGLAQKVDPAQKEKEETEQWLTNTIDTLNMQVEQLESEVESLSVQTRKKKGDKEKQDRIEELKRLIERHRYHIRMLETILRMLDNDSVQVEAIHKIKDDVEYYIDSSQDPDFEENEFLYDDLDLEDIPPSLMATSPQGHIEDEMFLQSSSTPTSTTSSSPIPPSPATGTTENSEEDKKRGRSTDSEVSQSPVKNGNPSLSAFSSSSGPSSSSSSSSSSSSSSSSSSSSTLVSMATVVGGGAPAVAVSGGGSSLLGSFSSAVQQHPPQSQHAQSKLSSSSGSAPSNSTPSPPSHPSLPAPAAPSSSLPGSAAPGTAAPGSQSQASAGPGSGSGLGLGLGLGLGKAGVTVSSSSTSQMPGGLGLSGMPGSLGTMAGILSGSTPAPYAQAAAAGAVGSAPGGPVGNSGSSSSVLTSGGGGGGGGGGVAGTNSVATSNGTGAGLGLLVNSPVHGTISGGILGLVPGQTPLQGSGQVPMSPVGTAPGGGTAVGLMGGNGGSAGTGGAAGGVGGNVAPARPPSGLKQNGGTSYSAVVADNSSDSSLSSASQSQNSQPSSSSSSTNQTLDNGPSLLSSITLPPSSPSPSFPDSAPGGGSLLNGPHSYTSSAEAIKAPEPLSSLKAMAERAALGSGLEGELSSLHITERDLFTGGSAPPGPPAAPQPTVSEVNLPPSLGVCPLGPVPLSKDQLYQQAMQESAWTHMPHPSDSERIRQYLMRNPCPTLPFHHQVPPHHSDSIEFYQRLSTETLFFIFYYLEGTKAQYLSAKALKKQSWRFHTKYMMWFQRHEEPKTITDEFEQGTYIYFDYEKWGQRKKEGFTFEYRYLEDRDLQ; encoded by the exons ATGGCCGACAAGAGAAAACTTCAAG GTGAAATAGACCGATGTTTGAAAAAAGTAGCTGAGGGTGTGGAGCAGTTTGAAGACATCTGGCAAAAG CTCCACAATGCAGCGAATGCCAATCAGAAGGAGAAATACGAAGCAGACCTCAAGAAAGAGATTAAGAAGCTCCAG CGACTACGAGACCAGATTAAAACATGGGTGGCTTCCAACGAGATCAAAGACAAGAGGCAGCTAGTGGAGAACCGCAAGCTCATCGAGACG cAAATGGAGCGTTTTAAAGTGGTGGAGCGAGAGACGAAGACGAAAGCATACTCTAAGGAAGGGTTGGGTCTGGCCCAGAAAGTCGACCCGGctcagaaggagaaagaggaaacgGAACAGTGGCTCACG aatacaatAGACACCCTAAACATGCAGGTGGAGCAGCTAGAAAGCGAAGTGGAGTCGCTTTCTGTTCAGACACGCAAGAAGAAGGGAGACAAGGag AAGCAGGACCGAATTGAGGAGCTGAAGAGGTTGATCGAGAGGCATCGATACCACATCCGCATGCTAGAGACCATACTGAGGATGCTGGACAACGATTCGGTGCAGGTAGAAGCCATTCACAAGATCAAAGACGACGTGGAATATTACATCGATTCCTCGCAGGACCCCGACTTCGAGGAGAACGAATTTCTCTATGACGACTTGGACCTGGAGGACATTc ctCCGTCGTTGATGGCCACTTCTCCCCAGGGTCATATTGAGGATGAAATGTTTCTGCAGTCCAGCAGtacccccacctccaccacctcctcctctcccatCCCTCCGTCTCCTGCTACGGGAACCACG GAGAACTCAGAAGAAGACAAGAAGAGAGGTCGCTCCACGGACAGTGAAGTCAGCCAG tcgCCTGTTAAGAACGGCAATCCGTCTCTCTCGGcgttctcctcttcctccgggccctcttcatcctcttcctcctcctcgtcctcttcgtcgtcgtcgtcgtcctcctcctcctcgacGCTGGTCTCCATGGCGACGGTGGTGGGCGGAGGCGCGCCGGCGGTGGCCGTCTCCGGCGGCGGGAGCAGCCTCCTCGGGAGCTTCAGCAGCGCCGTGCAGCAGCACCCGCCTCAGTCCCAGCACGCCCAATCCAAACTCTCCTCCTCGTCCGGCTCCGCCCCTTCCAACAGCACCCCCAGCCCGCCCAGTCACCCCTCTCTCCCCGCGCCCGCGGCCCCGTCCTCCTCCCTGCCCGGCTCGGCCGCGCCCGGGACGGCCGCGCCCGGCTCCCAGTCCCAGGCTTCCGCGGGCCCCGGCTCCGGTTCGGGACTGGGGCTGGGTTTGGGTCTGGGTCTGGGAAAGGCCGGGGTGActgtcagcagcagcagcacctcCCAGATGCCCGGCGGGCTGGGGCTCTCGGGGATGCCCGGCTCGCTCGGCACCATGGCGGGCATCCTGTCGGGCTCCACGCCCGCCCCGTACGCCCAGGCCGCGGCCGCCGGCGCGGTCGGCAGCGCCCCCGGTGGCCCGGTGGGGAACAGCGGCTCCAGCAGCAGCGTCCTGACGTccggaggaggtggaggaggaggaggaggaggtgtagCAGGGACGAACTCGGTGGCCACCAGTAACGGCACCGGGGCCGGACTGGGATTGCTGGTAAACAGCCCCGTCCACGGTACCATCAGCGGGGGGATTCTGGGACTGGTGCCCGGACAGACCCCGCTGCAAGGCTCCGGACAGGTTCCCATGAGCCCCGTAGGCACCGCCCCCGGAGGCGGAACCGCAGTAGGGTTGATGGGCGGGAACGGAGGCAGCGCGGGGACGGGCGGAGCAGCTGGCGGCGTGGGCGGGAACGTAGCGCCGGCGCGGCCTCCCAGCGGACTCAAACAGAACGGAGGCACAA GTTACAGCGCAGTTGTGGCAGACAACTCATCAGACTCCTCCCTCAGCAGCGCCAGCCAATCGCAAAACAGCCAGCCCTCCTCCTCAAGCTCATCGACCAATCAAAC TTTGGATAATGGTCCCAGTCTGCTGAGCTCCATCACTCTTCCTCCGTCCTCACCATCGCCCTCGTTTCCGGACAGCGCCCCCGGTGGAGGGAGTCTGCTCAATGGCCCGCACTCCTACACATCTAGTGCTGAGGCAATCAAG gcTCCGGAGCCGTTGAGTTCTCTGAAAGCGATGGCGGAGAGAGCAGCTCTGGGCTCAGGTCTGGAAGGAGAACTCTCTTCCCTGCACATAACCGAACGTG ATCTGTTTACGGGTGGCTCCGCCCCCCCTGGACCACCTGCTGCCCCCCAGCCGACGGTGTCGGAGGTCAACCTGCCCCCCTCGCTGGGCGTGTGTCCTCTGGGCCCAGTGCCCCTGTCCAAAGACCAGCTGTACCAACAAGCCATGCAGGAGTCCGCCTGGACACACATGCCCCACCCGTCTGACTCCGAGAGAATCAG gcaGTACCTCATGAGGAACCCGTGTCCCACTCTTCCCTTCCATCACCAGGTGCCACCTCATCACTCAGACTCTATCGAGTTCTACCAGAGACTGTCCACTGAAAcactcttcttcatcttctactacctggag ggCACCAAGGCTCAGTATCTGTCGGCGAAGGCTCTGAAGAAGCAGTCCTGGAGGTTCCACACCAAGTACATGATGTGGTTTCAGAGGCACGAAGAGCCCAAAACCATCACTGATGAGTTTGAACAG GGCACGTACATTTACTTCGACTACGAAAAGTGGGgccagagaaagaaggaaggatTCACGTTTGAGTACAGATACCTGGAAGACCGTGACCTGCAGTGA